A portion of the Lolium rigidum isolate FL_2022 chromosome 1, APGP_CSIRO_Lrig_0.1, whole genome shotgun sequence genome contains these proteins:
- the LOC124663304 gene encoding B-box zinc finger protein 32-like codes for MEASQGMRCALCGAGADVHCAADAAFLCVPCDAQVHGANFLASRHRRTRVSAPNKGRHDDDDDASGTTSSSSCVSTADSATTTSMAPKQRGRKPRRAHRGRGEVVLEVWAKRTGIVAPGAARRVAAAPRVPLRVAMAAALWRYIATHGVHEAGRRRRRPRAAEVCARVPARLLVAVASSMGSARVKRAAALGNEEGWGECSSAQIRPHLFH; via the coding sequence ATGGAAGCTTCCCAAGGGATGCGTTGCGCGCTGTGCGGTGCGGGGGCGGACGTGCACTGCGCCGCCGACGCGGCGTTCCTCTGCGTCCCGTGCGACGCCCAGGTGCACGGCGCCAACTTCCtcgcctcgcgccaccgccgcacgCGCGTGTCGGCGCCTAACAAAGGccgccacgacgacgacgacgacgcgtccGGGACGACGTCCTCCAGCTCCTGCGTCTCCACGGCCGACTCCGCGACGACGACGTCGATGGCGCCAAAGCAGCGGGGGCGGAAGCCCAGGCGGGCTCACCGCGggcggggcgaggtggttcttgaGGTCTGGGCCAAGCGGACGGGCATCGTCGCGCCGGGTGcggcgcggcgtgtcgccgcgGCGCCACGCGTGCCGCTGCGGGTCGCCATGGCGGCCGCGCTGTGGCGTTACATCGCGACGCACGgcgtccacgaggccggccgccggcggcgacgcCCTCGGGCAGCTGAGGTCTGCGCTCGCGTGCCGGCGAGGCTCCTCGTCGCGGTGGCGTCGTCCATGGGGAGCGCGCGTGTGAAGCGAGCGGCCGCCCTGGGCAACGAGGAAGGCTGGGGCGAGTGCTCCTCAGCTCAGATCAGGCCGCACTTGTTCCACTGA